One part of the Dyadobacter sp. 676 genome encodes these proteins:
- a CDS encoding response regulator: MKTIYLADDDEDDRMLIRLALEQVTNHTHIVEFDAGDQLIRLIGNQELPDDPAVIIMDMNMPRMNGLETLSLLKASKTCRHIPVVMLSSASHRDLIREAYGRGVNAFVEKPVYESDFVRLAKAVDACFLDVGHADQPLPGNPGKEGSIIVIEDNEDHRFFIRHALRETMPAVRVVEFSDAADVTERLGPMWNDIRPAPHLILMDLYLPTRQDGLDLLINIHQLLVAKDSRSVPVVVFSCSDKFEDMRESYQHNANAYMTKGNNASDWKYDFRNLHHFWWNTVSIPEYR; encoded by the coding sequence ATGAAGACGATATATCTGGCAGATGATGATGAAGATGATCGCATGCTGATCAGACTAGCACTTGAACAAGTAACCAACCATACCCACATTGTTGAATTCGATGCCGGCGACCAGCTTATCCGGCTTATCGGCAACCAGGAATTGCCCGACGATCCGGCGGTAATCATCATGGATATGAACATGCCCCGGATGAACGGCCTGGAAACCCTCAGCCTGCTGAAAGCCAGCAAAACGTGCCGTCACATTCCGGTAGTAATGTTGTCGTCCGCATCCCATCGCGACCTGATTCGCGAAGCCTACGGCCGGGGCGTCAATGCATTTGTAGAAAAACCGGTGTACGAATCCGATTTCGTGAGGCTTGCCAAAGCGGTGGACGCCTGTTTCCTGGATGTGGGACATGCCGACCAGCCGCTTCCGGGCAATCCGGGGAAAGAAGGCAGCATAATCGTGATCGAGGACAACGAGGATCATCGTTTTTTTATCAGGCATGCGTTGCGTGAAACCATGCCCGCGGTGCGCGTCGTCGAATTCTCGGACGCCGCCGATGTCACTGAGCGGCTAGGGCCAATGTGGAACGATATCAGGCCGGCGCCACACCTGATACTGATGGATCTTTACCTTCCGACGCGTCAGGACGGCCTTGACCTGCTGATCAATATCCATCAACTTCTTGTAGCGAAAGACAGCCGGTCGGTGCCGGTCGTCGTCTTCTCCTGCTCCGACAAATTCGAGGATATGCGCGAGAGCTATCAGCATAATGCCAACGCATATATGACCAAAGGAAACAACGCTTCCGATTGGAAGTACGATTTCAGGAACCTCCATCATTTCTGGTGGAATACCGTTTCTATTCCCGAATACCGATGA
- a CDS encoding Gfo/Idh/MocA family oxidoreductase: protein METKNKLGVALVGLGKYATEQLIPSLRVTQNCRLAGLVSGSDEKKRKWQQEFGLNDESLYSYDDFDRIAANRDIDIVYVVLPNFMHAGFCIRAARAGKHVICEKPLAMNVRECYHIFDAVSEANVRFSMGYRLHFDPFNQEMMRLGQKEIFGPVRKMELLDSMDIGTQSPWRIDRQRSGGGPLVNNGIYCIQAAIYITGKLPFAVEARFAPVTNPERFTEVEEGVIWTLFFEGGVTAHCETSYSKNQNLMRAEGSEGWFELNPAYEYEGLTGRTSSGAMDIAPVKQQARQMDDFARCILENGETRVPIEMGIRDMQIIEAVYESARTGQRVELHLEEFASLPEF from the coding sequence ATGGAAACAAAAAATAAACTCGGGGTTGCCCTGGTGGGCCTTGGCAAATATGCGACGGAGCAACTGATCCCCTCATTAAGGGTTACGCAAAACTGCCGGTTGGCCGGATTGGTGAGCGGCAGCGACGAAAAGAAAAGAAAATGGCAGCAGGAATTCGGGCTTAACGACGAAAGCCTTTACAGTTACGACGATTTCGACCGCATTGCCGCGAATCGCGATATCGACATTGTATATGTAGTGCTCCCCAATTTTATGCATGCCGGGTTCTGTATCCGTGCCGCCCGTGCGGGAAAGCATGTGATTTGCGAAAAGCCCCTGGCTATGAATGTGCGGGAGTGTTATCATATATTCGACGCCGTTTCGGAAGCTAACGTCCGTTTTTCGATGGGTTACCGGTTGCACTTCGATCCGTTTAACCAGGAAATGATGCGGTTGGGGCAGAAGGAAATATTTGGACCGGTCAGAAAAATGGAATTGCTGGATAGTATGGATATCGGCACTCAAAGCCCGTGGCGGATCGATCGACAGCGGTCGGGTGGCGGGCCGCTGGTCAACAACGGCATCTATTGCATCCAGGCAGCCATTTACATTACGGGTAAGTTGCCGTTTGCGGTGGAAGCGCGTTTTGCGCCGGTTACCAATCCCGAACGCTTCACGGAAGTCGAAGAAGGCGTAATCTGGACCCTGTTTTTTGAAGGAGGCGTTACCGCGCATTGCGAGACGAGTTATTCCAAAAATCAAAACCTCATGCGTGCCGAAGGCAGCGAAGGCTGGTTCGAACTGAATCCCGCTTACGAGTACGAGGGGCTCACAGGCCGGACTTCCAGCGGAGCGATGGACATCGCGCCGGTGAAACAGCAGGCCCGCCAGATGGACGATTTTGCCCGCTGCATTTTGGAAAACGGCGAAACCCGGGTGCCCATCGAAATGGGTATCCGTGATATGCAGATCATCGAGGCGGTGTACGAGTCGGCACGTACCGGTCAACGAGTGGAGTTGCACCTGGAAGAGTTTGCCTCGTTGCCGGAGTTTTAA
- a CDS encoding SDR family NAD(P)-dependent oxidoreductase, whose amino-acid sequence MKNTFGFQNKNGRSLGIVLAGVGLLAFARAVYRRATRLDFRDKVVLITGGSRGLGLEIARIVQEKGAAVALCARSEEHLNRAASELGGSVLAVAADLTRAGEAQRVVDQVLGRFGRIDVLVNNAGIMLVGPENVLEAEDYQRVMAANCWTALHMIQAILPHFRARGVGHIANISSIGGKVSVPHMLPYSVSKFALTSLSEGLAAELKKDYIHVTTVIPSLMRTGSPRNISLKGDHEEEYAWFKIADSLPLLSQDARKAASCVVEGIAAGDTEVFLTPVGRAASVMNGIAPGAVTTLMRWVDRFLPRSDSKHVKKGYESESEATRGIIGSRTDAAAARNNEL is encoded by the coding sequence ATGAAAAACACATTTGGATTCCAGAATAAGAATGGCCGGTCGCTGGGTATCGTTTTGGCAGGGGTCGGATTACTGGCTTTCGCCCGGGCCGTATACCGCCGTGCGACCCGGCTCGATTTCCGTGACAAGGTAGTACTGATCACGGGCGGTTCGCGCGGGCTGGGGCTCGAAATTGCCCGGATCGTTCAGGAGAAGGGGGCGGCGGTAGCATTGTGCGCACGTTCCGAGGAGCATCTGAACAGAGCGGCTTCGGAACTTGGAGGAAGCGTACTGGCCGTTGCCGCGGACCTCACACGCGCCGGCGAGGCACAGCGCGTCGTGGACCAGGTTCTCGGGCGGTTCGGGCGGATCGACGTGCTGGTGAACAATGCCGGCATAATGCTGGTGGGGCCGGAGAATGTGTTGGAAGCCGAGGATTATCAGCGGGTAATGGCTGCTAACTGCTGGACTGCGCTGCATATGATCCAAGCGATACTACCGCATTTCAGGGCCAGGGGCGTTGGGCATATCGCCAACATATCGTCGATCGGCGGAAAGGTTTCGGTGCCGCATATGCTGCCTTACAGCGTGAGTAAGTTTGCATTGACAAGCCTTTCCGAAGGGTTGGCCGCGGAACTAAAAAAAGACTATATCCATGTAACGACAGTGATTCCCAGCCTCATGCGAACTGGTAGCCCGCGGAATATCTCGTTAAAAGGAGATCACGAGGAAGAATACGCCTGGTTCAAGATCGCCGATTCGTTGCCTTTGCTTTCGCAGGATGCACGGAAGGCCGCCTCCTGCGTTGTCGAGGGCATTGCGGCGGGCGATACCGAGGTATTTCTGACACCCGTTGGCCGTGCGGCGTCTGTGATGAACGGCATTGCGCCGGGCGCTGTCACAACACTTATGCGCTGGGTGGACCGCTTTCTTCCCCGAAGCGACAGCAAACACGTAAAAAAAGGATATGAAAGTGAATCGGAAGCCACCAGGGGTATAATTGGTTCCCGTACCGATGCGGCAGCAGCCAGAAATAATGAATTGTAA
- a CDS encoding ferritin-like domain-containing protein, with the protein MKKETNSEPKFKTKTTAVAEPALFELFLDCLRDIYWAENHLVKTLPKMSQAANSKKLVSAIEQHLAQTVEHVSRLEQIFGLLGQKNIAKKCDAMEGLTKEGEGVIESTDAGTATRDVGIILSSQKVEHYEIAAYSGLIQLATTLGLEEPAGILEQTLAEEQESDQLLTSIAENDIVYQASQEA; encoded by the coding sequence ATGAAAAAGGAGACAAACTCGGAGCCAAAATTTAAGACCAAAACCACCGCCGTAGCGGAACCGGCACTTTTTGAGCTCTTTCTGGATTGCCTGCGCGATATTTATTGGGCAGAAAACCATCTGGTAAAGACGTTACCGAAAATGAGCCAGGCGGCTAATTCGAAAAAACTCGTCAGCGCCATTGAACAGCATCTTGCCCAAACCGTGGAACACGTATCGCGGCTTGAACAAATCTTCGGGCTGCTCGGACAAAAAAACATTGCGAAGAAATGCGATGCTATGGAAGGCCTTACCAAGGAGGGCGAAGGAGTGATCGAAAGTACCGACGCCGGCACCGCCACCCGCGACGTGGGCATTATCCTTTCGTCGCAAAAAGTCGAACATTACGAGATCGCGGCATATTCGGGCCTGATACAACTGGCAACCACCCTGGGGCTGGAAGAACCGGCCGGCATACTCGAACAAACCCTCGCCGAAGAACAGGAATCAGATCAGCTGCTGACGTCCATCGCTGAAAATGATATCGTTTACCAGGCTTCCCAGGAGGCTTAA
- a CDS encoding DUF4142 domain-containing protein has product MKVFSLLAACAVLSAVLAFSDRFTHEKPLFAPDQQFVTEAAEGGMLEVKLGELASQKGVSQEVKTFGKTMVTDHTKVNEELKALAQKKQISVPATLSARKQQKYDSLAAVSGEQFDMLYMNMMIASHEQTIGLFQTESNKGEDPELKKWADSKIPALKHHLEMAKKLFKASPGATRH; this is encoded by the coding sequence ATGAAAGTGTTTTCCCTGTTAGCAGCTTGCGCCGTACTATCGGCCGTGCTGGCGTTTTCCGACCGTTTTACTCATGAAAAGCCACTTTTCGCGCCCGATCAACAGTTTGTAACGGAAGCAGCCGAAGGCGGCATGCTGGAAGTAAAACTCGGTGAGCTTGCCTCGCAAAAAGGTGTTTCACAGGAAGTGAAAACCTTTGGTAAAACCATGGTAACCGATCACACAAAAGTGAACGAGGAACTGAAAGCACTGGCACAAAAAAAGCAGATCAGCGTACCTGCCACATTGAGCGCCCGGAAGCAGCAGAAATATGATAGCCTGGCGGCCGTCAGCGGCGAGCAATTCGACATGCTCTATATGAATATGATGATCGCTTCGCATGAACAGACCATCGGACTTTTTCAGACCGAATCGAATAAAGGCGAGGACCCGGAGTTGAAAAAATGGGCCGATTCAAAAATCCCGGCCCTGAAACACCACCTTGAAATGGCAAAGAAACTCTTTAAAGCCTCGCCCGGTGCCACCCGGCATTAG
- a CDS encoding TIGR03885 family FMN-dependent LLM class oxidoreductase encodes MTKRIGYHASHEQFKPGELLALVQRAGRAGFTEVLSSDHFYPWSDAQGESGFAWSWLGAAMQATNLNFGIVNAPGQRYHPAIIAQAVATLCEMFPGRFWIATGSGQFLNEHITSPDWPPKEIRNQRLHESVDIMRALWRGETITRKGLIDIFEARLYTLPGYMPTVIGAALTEVTARWLGGWADGMITTSRPPEELKRMIGAFREGGGEGKPVYVKVQLSYDPDLRLALQSAHQQWRNNVFPSKLLSDIRSPDGLDAAGSMVSETDMYAAVRISDSIDQHIEWLAADLEQGADHLYLHNVNLMQEQFIDVFGERVLPALMRG; translated from the coding sequence ATGACCAAGCGTATCGGTTACCACGCATCACACGAACAATTCAAACCAGGGGAGCTCCTCGCGCTTGTACAACGCGCCGGACGCGCAGGGTTCACCGAAGTACTCAGCTCCGACCATTTTTACCCCTGGAGCGACGCCCAGGGTGAGAGCGGCTTTGCATGGAGCTGGCTGGGAGCCGCCATGCAGGCGACCAATCTGAATTTCGGGATCGTAAATGCCCCCGGCCAGCGTTACCATCCGGCGATCATCGCCCAGGCCGTGGCTACACTGTGTGAAATGTTCCCCGGCCGGTTCTGGATTGCCACCGGCAGCGGGCAATTCCTCAACGAACATATCACGTCCCCCGACTGGCCCCCCAAGGAAATCCGCAATCAGCGCCTGCACGAAAGCGTGGATATCATGCGTGCATTGTGGCGTGGCGAAACGATCACCCGGAAGGGGCTGATCGACATATTCGAAGCGCGCCTTTATACGCTGCCGGGCTACATGCCGACGGTCATCGGGGCCGCATTGACCGAAGTTACCGCGCGCTGGCTCGGTGGTTGGGCCGACGGCATGATTACCACTTCCCGTCCCCCGGAGGAACTCAAAAGAATGATCGGCGCGTTTCGCGAAGGCGGCGGCGAAGGCAAGCCGGTTTACGTAAAAGTGCAGCTGTCCTACGACCCGGACCTGCGGCTTGCTCTCCAAAGCGCGCACCAGCAATGGCGAAACAACGTATTTCCGTCGAAACTGCTTTCGGATATTCGCTCGCCGGACGGGCTCGACGCCGCGGGCTCCATGGTAAGCGAAACGGATATGTACGCGGCCGTACGCATTTCCGACAGTATCGACCAGCACATCGAATGGCTCGCCGCTGACCTCGAACAGGGTGCCGACCACCTGTATTTGCACAATGTGAACCTTATGCAGGAACAATTTATCGATGTTTTCGGGGAGAGGGTATTGCCGGCACTGATGAGGGGCTAG
- a CDS encoding phosphoribosyltransferase family protein, whose product MNRSNDIVFADRKDAGEQLGRFLTGRYKNADPLVLGVPRGGLEVAYYVAKCLETDLAMVISRKLPVPGHPEVGFGAIAEDLSVYVSSRYKNALEPEKIGGIIDEQTDEVNRRIRLYKSGKPLPDMQGRTVIIVDDGIATGVTLVPVLRLCRKRGARKVVIAVPVSGNNYDGHLNQADALEILVMPEWFYAVGQVYASFRDLTDEELQAIVRKGSYLRSGWEFVRSLQGQEHISDP is encoded by the coding sequence ATGAACCGAAGCAACGATATCGTTTTCGCCGACCGGAAAGATGCGGGGGAGCAACTGGGACGTTTCCTGACGGGACGCTATAAAAACGCCGATCCGCTCGTACTGGGCGTGCCCAGGGGAGGTCTGGAGGTGGCTTACTATGTCGCCAAATGTCTTGAAACCGACCTGGCTATGGTGATTTCGAGAAAATTACCGGTACCCGGTCACCCCGAAGTCGGCTTCGGGGCTATCGCCGAGGACTTGTCGGTATATGTGTCGTCGCGGTATAAAAACGCGCTCGAACCGGAGAAGATCGGCGGGATCATAGACGAGCAGACCGACGAAGTCAACCGGCGGATCCGGCTTTATAAAAGCGGGAAGCCGTTGCCCGATATGCAGGGAAGGACGGTCATCATTGTCGACGACGGTATTGCTACCGGGGTGACGCTGGTGCCTGTGCTGCGCCTGTGCCGCAAGAGAGGCGCCCGAAAAGTGGTAATCGCGGTGCCTGTTTCAGGTAATAACTACGATGGGCACCTGAACCAGGCCGACGCATTGGAAATACTTGTCATGCCTGAATGGTTTTACGCGGTGGGGCAGGTGTATGCCTCGTTCCGCGATCTCACGGACGAAGAATTGCAGGCGATCGTCCGGAAAGGCTCCTATCTGCGATCCGGCTGGGAGTTTGTCAGGAGCTTGCAAGGCCAGGAACATATTTCTGATCCATGA
- a CDS encoding alpha-amylase family protein — MNEKWWTNAVIYAVDVERFFDSNGDGIGDFKGLAQKLPYLSELGVTALWLLPFYDSTEGDNGYDVTDYLHIGAKYGTLDDFLAFLHEAGAMGIRIIMDLVVDHTSNRHPWFEAARYAPESRFRNYYYWTRHPPVPTAGNETLFPGEESSVWTFEPIAGAYYHHRFYHFEPSLNIHNADVRDEIKRILDFWLAFGVSGFRLDAAGRMTEYPGHDDMDPGDVHLPLRDIFRHVKSLDESVMLVGEVDTEPEEVTHFMDGSQMDMCFNFFLNNYLYLALATGKAEPIMRSYRLLHGKLQSSQSVNFLRNLDELDLTQLTDEERQAVYKSFAPEEGMIIYNRGIRRRLAPMLGGDIRRLKMAYSLLFSLPGTPKIVYGDEIGMGEDLTLEGRNSVRCPMQWTAGRNAGFSSSPKRGLVGKLIRRGDFSYKNINVENQRASPDSLWTFIRKLVALRRNAAVIGTSDFRPVPVDAPEVLAHSYENQQEQWFCVHNLSGKAVQCIVRLEGAPDRKLDDLLTGRAYPVKSGKLKLKMPAYGYLWLSCSYQMLS; from the coding sequence ATGAATGAAAAGTGGTGGACCAATGCGGTTATATATGCTGTCGATGTAGAAAGGTTTTTCGACAGTAACGGCGATGGGATCGGGGATTTTAAAGGCCTTGCGCAAAAATTGCCTTACCTGAGCGAATTGGGTGTTACGGCATTATGGCTGCTGCCTTTTTACGACTCGACCGAGGGGGACAACGGGTACGATGTTACCGATTACCTGCACATCGGCGCCAAATATGGTACCCTGGACGATTTCCTCGCATTTTTGCATGAGGCCGGTGCAATGGGTATCCGGATTATTATGGACCTGGTCGTCGACCACACATCCAACCGGCATCCCTGGTTCGAGGCGGCGCGATATGCGCCGGAATCACGTTTTCGTAATTACTATTACTGGACCCGGCACCCGCCTGTGCCAACTGCGGGCAATGAAACGCTGTTCCCCGGTGAAGAATCCAGCGTGTGGACCTTCGAACCCATTGCCGGTGCCTACTATCACCACCGGTTTTATCATTTCGAGCCGAGCCTCAATATCCATAATGCAGACGTCCGGGACGAGATCAAACGCATTCTCGATTTCTGGCTGGCCTTCGGCGTGTCCGGTTTCCGGCTGGATGCCGCCGGGCGTATGACCGAATATCCCGGGCACGACGACATGGACCCCGGAGATGTGCATTTGCCTTTGCGGGACATTTTCCGGCACGTCAAGTCGCTGGACGAAAGCGTCATGCTGGTAGGAGAGGTAGACACCGAGCCGGAGGAAGTAACCCACTTCATGGACGGCTCCCAAATGGATATGTGTTTCAATTTCTTCCTGAATAACTACTTATACCTCGCCCTGGCAACCGGTAAAGCGGAACCGATCATGCGCAGCTACCGGCTACTGCATGGGAAATTGCAAAGCTCCCAGTCGGTGAACTTCCTGCGAAATCTCGATGAGCTGGACCTCACACAATTAACCGATGAAGAACGGCAGGCGGTTTACAAATCGTTCGCACCCGAGGAGGGGATGATCATTTATAATCGTGGCATACGGCGCAGGCTCGCACCGATGCTGGGCGGTGATATACGGCGTTTGAAAATGGCGTACAGCCTTCTGTTCTCGCTTCCGGGCACACCCAAGATCGTTTACGGGGATGAAATCGGTATGGGCGAAGACCTGACGCTCGAAGGCCGCAACAGCGTACGCTGCCCTATGCAATGGACTGCCGGCAGAAATGCAGGGTTTTCCTCGTCCCCAAAGCGCGGATTAGTAGGTAAGCTTATCCGAAGGGGAGATTTCTCCTACAAAAATATCAATGTCGAAAACCAGCGGGCGTCGCCGGATTCCCTCTGGACGTTTATCAGGAAACTCGTCGCGCTCCGGCGCAATGCGGCTGTTATCGGTACCAGCGATTTCCGACCGGTACCGGTCGATGCACCGGAAGTACTGGCGCATTCTTACGAAAACCAGCAGGAACAATGGTTTTGCGTCCATAACCTGAGCGGCAAGGCGGTGCAATGTATCGTCCGGTTAGAAGGAGCCCCGGACAGGAAACTGGACGACTTGCTGACAGGGCGCGCATATCCGGTCAAATCAGGAAAACTGAAATTGAAAATGCCGGCATACGGCTATCTGTGGCTCTCCTGCTCCTACCAGATGCTTTCCTGA
- a CDS encoding SDR family oxidoreductase, producing MENRGKYALITGATSGIGLELAKLFAKDGFNLVITARDIAELDETATLLRAEGVEVLPIAKDLFDREQAFGLYADIKQKDIEIDVLVNNAGQGVYGHFEQIDVDRELRIIDLNIASLVILTKCFLSDMLARNSGRILNLASIASKLPGPWQAVYHGTKAFVLSFTEAIREETKDSGVTITALMPGVTDTDFFNKADMENSRAVQDEDDLADPAVVARDGYEALMAGKDKVISGFKNKMQVAMSAVMPDSVVAHQMSEQQKPVN from the coding sequence ATGGAAAACAGAGGAAAATATGCACTGATCACCGGTGCTACGAGTGGAATCGGGCTGGAACTGGCCAAGTTATTCGCGAAAGACGGTTTTAACCTCGTGATTACTGCACGGGATATCGCCGAATTGGACGAAACCGCCACATTGCTGCGGGCCGAAGGCGTAGAGGTACTACCCATCGCGAAAGACCTCTTCGACCGCGAGCAGGCATTTGGTTTGTATGCCGATATCAAGCAGAAAGATATCGAGATAGACGTTCTGGTCAATAATGCAGGTCAGGGTGTATACGGCCACTTCGAGCAGATCGACGTCGATCGTGAGCTGCGGATCATCGACCTCAACATCGCTTCGCTGGTGATCCTGACAAAGTGTTTCCTGTCGGATATGCTGGCCCGGAATTCGGGAAGGATACTCAACCTCGCATCTATCGCAAGCAAGCTGCCGGGGCCTTGGCAGGCTGTTTACCACGGTACGAAGGCTTTTGTGCTTTCGTTTACAGAAGCCATCCGGGAAGAGACCAAGGACAGTGGCGTGACGATCACAGCCCTGATGCCGGGCGTCACCGATACCGATTTCTTCAACAAAGCCGATATGGAAAATAGCAGGGCGGTCCAGGACGAGGACGACCTCGCGGACCCGGCCGTGGTAGCGCGCGATGGCTACGAAGCGTTGATGGCCGGCAAAGACAAGGTGATTTCAGGCTTTAAAAACAAAATGCAGGTTGCGATGAGCGCGGTGATGCCCGACAGCGTGGTGGCGCATCAGATGAGCGAGCAACAAAAGCCTGTAAACTAG
- a CDS encoding response regulator encodes MSKKEIYLVEDSGDFRRLVRTIFSKFLPEYHLRSFQGGQELYQYMILQSAEQFKGRRPGLIIMDLNLPAIGGLELLKLIRRTPSNTETEWKSIPIVILSGSAGQEEINKCYQAGANSFFVKPVDFEELHVLLETMCRYWIDYNRLARTDISHSIPAQ; translated from the coding sequence ATGAGCAAAAAAGAAATTTACCTCGTTGAAGATTCCGGTGATTTCAGGCGGCTCGTCCGTACGATATTCAGTAAATTTCTTCCAGAATATCACCTGCGGTCTTTTCAGGGAGGGCAGGAACTTTATCAATACATGATCCTGCAATCGGCCGAGCAGTTCAAGGGGAGGCGGCCTGGCCTGATCATCATGGACCTAAACCTGCCCGCTATCGGTGGGCTGGAACTTCTGAAACTGATCCGGCGGACCCCTTCCAATACCGAAACCGAGTGGAAATCTATTCCCATTGTGATTCTGAGCGGTAGTGCCGGACAGGAAGAGATCAACAAATGCTACCAGGCCGGCGCCAATTCCTTTTTTGTCAAACCCGTCGATTTTGAAGAACTGCACGTGCTGCTCGAGACCATGTGCCGCTACTGGATCGATTACAACCGGCTAGCCAGAACAGACATTTCCCATTCAATACCAGCCCAATGA
- a CDS encoding MBL fold metallo-hydrolase, translated as MKTENNQSKSFFEVTEGVWGVKDVMVNVYLIANPDKSWVLVDAGLKSAFPKIKTAAAAIFGEGVPPVAVILSHGHFDHVGSLQAVIREWQVPVYSHFLETPYLTGRSDYPPADPGAGGGLLSLVSGLYPNDPIDLVDAIHSLPLDGQIPFLPEWKYIHTPGHAPGHISLWREKDRVLIAGDAFVTTRQESVFSVMTQRKVISGPPRYFTCDWYQAEKSVNALADLSPEIVATGHGKPMAGREMRQQLMDLALNFPDRAVPRNGRYVAEPAVTNRDGVVSLPQSRTRPGAVLALVGSAAVIALGCVYFSRQRSRKEFLSLPNF; from the coding sequence ATGAAAACGGAAAATAACCAATCGAAATCTTTCTTTGAAGTTACGGAGGGTGTCTGGGGAGTAAAGGACGTGATGGTCAATGTGTATCTGATCGCCAATCCGGACAAATCGTGGGTGCTCGTCGATGCAGGATTAAAAAGTGCTTTTCCCAAAATTAAAACAGCAGCGGCAGCGATTTTCGGGGAAGGTGTACCGCCCGTTGCCGTGATATTGTCGCATGGCCATTTCGATCATGTGGGCTCCCTGCAAGCGGTAATCCGTGAATGGCAGGTGCCGGTTTATTCCCACTTTCTGGAAACACCCTATCTGACGGGCAGGTCCGACTACCCGCCAGCCGATCCGGGTGCCGGGGGCGGATTGCTGTCGTTGGTATCCGGATTGTATCCCAATGATCCCATCGACCTCGTCGACGCCATCCATTCGTTGCCGCTGGATGGCCAGATCCCTTTCCTTCCGGAATGGAAATACATTCACACTCCCGGCCACGCACCGGGGCACATCAGCCTCTGGCGCGAAAAGGACAGGGTCCTTATTGCCGGCGACGCATTTGTTACAACCAGGCAAGAGTCGGTTTTCAGTGTCATGACCCAGCGGAAAGTGATTTCGGGGCCGCCGAGGTATTTTACCTGCGACTGGTATCAGGCCGAGAAATCGGTGAATGCATTGGCGGATCTTTCTCCCGAAATCGTCGCCACGGGTCATGGCAAACCTATGGCGGGCCGTGAAATGCGGCAACAGCTGATGGACCTGGCGCTCAATTTTCCGGACCGGGCGGTTCCCCGCAATGGCCGTTATGTGGCCGAACCCGCCGTAACGAACCGCGACGGCGTGGTATCGTTGCCACAAAGCCGCACACGTCCGGGAGCGGTGCTGGCACTGGTAGGCAGCGCCGCCGTGATCGCATTGGGATGTGTGTATTTTTCGCGGCAACGATCGCGCAAGGAGTTCCTCTCACTCCCCAACTTTTGA